A genomic region of Sphingobium sp. HWE2-09 contains the following coding sequences:
- a CDS encoding DUF805 domain-containing protein, whose translation MDYMLLPLRRYADFSGRSRRKEYWMFFLAYMLVAAAIGIVGVALHGFGDGQPSGGASLYMILLGLLVLVLIVPSLAVQVRRFHDQDKSGWFVLLNFIPYVGGIIVLVFMCLEGTRGENRFGPDPKQTAADVGDIFR comes from the coding sequence ATGGACTATATGCTCCTGCCGCTCAGGCGCTACGCCGATTTCTCGGGCCGCTCGCGGCGCAAGGAATATTGGATGTTCTTCCTTGCCTATATGCTGGTCGCCGCCGCGATCGGCATCGTGGGTGTGGCGTTGCACGGTTTTGGGGATGGTCAGCCCTCCGGCGGCGCGTCCCTGTACATGATCCTGCTCGGCCTCCTCGTACTGGTCCTTATCGTCCCCTCCCTCGCGGTGCAGGTCCGGCGCTTCCACGATCAGGACAAGAGCGGCTGGTTCGTATTGCTGAACTTCATTCCCTATGTCGGCGGCATCATCGTGCTGGTGTTCATGTGTCTGGAAGGGACGCGCGGCGAAAACCGCTTCGGTCCCGATCCCAAGCAGACGGCGGCCGACGTGGGCGACATTTTCCGCTGA
- a CDS encoding response regulator — translation MTLQPMHSADMLPSMDGSRILVVDDDADIRTLLSDFLEDHGFAVAAVADGAAMDQMLSTQDFDIAVLDVMMPGEDGLSILRRLSARGGLPVIMLSAIGSDIDRIVGLEMGAEDYLPKPCNPRELLARIRTVLRRHRRQAAEAPEAAGKQLRFAGWTADMAARLLTDPDNVVVTLTDGEFRLLRAFVEHPRRVLSRDQLLDWSAGSESESYDRAIDVQVSRLRRKLDRSARHGADELVRTIRNEGYMFTAEVRQA, via the coding sequence ATGACTTTGCAGCCAATGCATTCCGCCGATATGCTGCCGTCGATGGACGGTTCACGCATATTGGTGGTCGACGACGATGCGGATATCCGCACGCTTCTGTCGGATTTTCTTGAGGATCACGGCTTTGCCGTGGCGGCGGTGGCGGATGGCGCGGCCATGGACCAGATGCTGTCCACGCAGGATTTCGACATCGCCGTGCTGGACGTGATGATGCCGGGCGAGGACGGGCTGTCGATCCTGCGGCGCTTGTCGGCGCGCGGCGGGCTGCCGGTGATCATGCTGTCGGCGATCGGCAGCGATATCGACCGGATCGTGGGGCTGGAAATGGGGGCGGAGGATTATCTGCCCAAGCCATGCAACCCGCGCGAACTGCTCGCCCGCATCCGCACCGTCTTGCGCCGCCACCGGCGACAGGCGGCCGAAGCGCCCGAGGCCGCAGGCAAGCAATTGCGCTTTGCAGGCTGGACGGCGGACATGGCCGCACGCCTGCTGACCGATCCCGACAATGTCGTCGTCACCCTGACCGACGGCGAGTTCCGGCTGTTGCGTGCCTTTGTCGAACATCCGCGCCGGGTGTTGAGCCGCGACCAGTTGCTCGACTGGTCGGCGGGCAGCGAAAGCGAAAGCTACGACCGGGCGATCGACGTGCAGGTCAGCCGGTTGCGCCGCAAGCTGGACCGCAGCGCCCGCCATGGCGCAGACGAACTGGTCCGCACCATCCGCAACGAAGGCTATATGTTCACCGCCGAAGTCCGGCAGGCGTGA
- the typA gene encoding translational GTPase TypA, whose protein sequence is MSLRNIAIIAHVDHGKTTLVDQLFRQSGTFRDNQRVEERAMDSNDLEKERGITILAKPTSVEWTPEGGEPVRINIVDTPGHADFGGEVERILSMVDGVVLLVDLSEGAMPQTKFVTGKALALGLKPIVVVNKVDRPDERIQEVLDEVFDLFVSLDATDEQLDFPVLYASGRNGYANEDASLRSGTLTPLFQKIVDHVPAPAVEVEGVPFTFLVTLLDRDNFLGRILTGRVTSGSVKVNQAIHALDMDGKVIETGRASKIMAFHGLDRVPVDEAKAGDIISLAGLAVATVANTICDTSVTEPIQAQPIDPPTLSMRFAVNDSPMAGREGTKVTSRMIRDRLAREAESNVAVKVTESADKDSFEVAGRGELQLGVLIETMRREGFELSISRPRVLFGTDENGGKTEPYETVMIDVDDEFSGTVVEKMNIRKAEMTDMRPSGGGKTRITFSAPSRGLIGYHGEFLSDTRGTGIMNRLFEKYGPHKGNIEGRKNGVLISNGAGEANAYALGPLEERGILMVGVGEALYEGMIIGQNAKPDDLEVNPMKSKALTNFRASGKDDAVRLTPPWKLTLEQAIAYIDDDELVEVTPKTIRLRKRFLDPNERKRMSRSKAA, encoded by the coding sequence ATGTCCCTGCGTAATATCGCCATCATCGCGCACGTCGATCACGGCAAAACGACCCTTGTCGACCAGCTTTTCCGCCAGTCCGGCACCTTCCGCGACAACCAGCGCGTCGAAGAACGCGCCATGGACAGCAACGATCTGGAAAAGGAGCGCGGCATCACCATCCTGGCGAAGCCGACGTCGGTCGAATGGACGCCCGAAGGCGGCGAACCTGTCCGCATCAACATCGTCGATACGCCGGGCCACGCCGACTTTGGCGGTGAAGTCGAACGCATCCTCTCGATGGTCGACGGCGTCGTCCTGCTGGTCGATTTGTCGGAAGGCGCGATGCCGCAGACGAAGTTCGTGACCGGCAAGGCGCTGGCGCTGGGCTTGAAGCCCATCGTCGTCGTCAACAAGGTCGACCGTCCCGACGAACGCATCCAGGAAGTGCTGGACGAAGTGTTCGACCTGTTCGTGTCGCTCGATGCGACCGACGAACAGCTCGACTTCCCGGTACTCTACGCGTCGGGCCGCAACGGCTATGCCAACGAAGATGCATCGCTGCGCTCGGGCACGCTGACCCCGCTGTTCCAGAAGATCGTCGATCATGTCCCCGCGCCCGCCGTGGAAGTCGAAGGCGTGCCCTTCACCTTCCTGGTGACGCTGCTCGATCGCGACAATTTCCTGGGCCGCATCCTGACCGGACGCGTGACCAGCGGTTCGGTGAAGGTCAATCAGGCGATCCACGCGCTCGATATGGACGGCAAGGTCATCGAAACCGGCCGTGCGTCCAAGATCATGGCGTTCCATGGCCTCGACCGCGTGCCCGTCGATGAAGCCAAGGCGGGCGACATCATCTCGCTCGCCGGTCTGGCCGTCGCGACCGTGGCGAACACCATCTGCGACACGTCGGTGACCGAACCGATCCAGGCGCAGCCGATCGATCCGCCGACCCTGTCGATGCGCTTTGCGGTGAACGATTCGCCGATGGCAGGCCGCGAAGGCACCAAGGTGACGAGCCGCATGATCCGCGATCGTCTGGCCCGCGAAGCCGAATCCAACGTCGCCGTCAAGGTGACCGAGAGCGCCGACAAGGACAGCTTCGAAGTCGCAGGTCGTGGCGAATTGCAGCTGGGCGTTTTGATCGAAACCATGCGCCGCGAAGGCTTCGAACTGTCGATCAGCCGCCCGCGCGTGCTGTTCGGCACCGACGAGAATGGCGGCAAGACCGAACCGTATGAAACCGTCATGATCGACGTGGACGACGAATTTTCCGGCACGGTTGTCGAGAAGATGAACATCCGCAAGGCCGAGATGACCGACATGCGTCCTTCGGGCGGCGGCAAGACCCGCATCACCTTCTCCGCGCCATCGCGCGGCCTGATCGGCTATCATGGCGAATTCCTGTCCGACACGCGCGGCACCGGCATCATGAACCGCCTGTTCGAGAAATATGGCCCGCACAAGGGCAATATCGAAGGCCGCAAGAACGGCGTGCTGATCTCCAACGGCGCGGGCGAAGCCAATGCCTATGCGCTGGGTCCGCTGGAAGAACGCGGCATCCTGATGGTCGGCGTGGGCGAAGCGCTCTATGAAGGCATGATCATCGGCCAGAATGCCAAGCCCGACGATCTGGAAGTCAACCCGATGAAGTCCAAGGCGCTGACCAACTTCCGCGCATCGGGCAAGGACGACGCCGTTCGCCTGACCCCGCCATGGAAGCTGACGCTGGAACAGGCGATCGCCTATATCGATGACGATGAACTGGTCGAAGTAACGCCCAAGACCATTCGCCTGCGCAAGCGGTTCCTGGACCCGAACGAGCGCAAGCGCATGAGCCGTTCCAAGGCGGCCTAA
- a CDS encoding ArsR family transcriptional regulator, producing MTVHIPPDRHLPSQEAVDLVVALQRCLTNFHARQEEPAILDGEGGDHRPALARYIDARRMRSTLFGHDLFADPAWDILLLLYQAELDGGALTLEQMSETLRLSLSNVVGQVGILERRGLVMEHRSSPNSRRRCAMRLAPLAVDAMASWFSLAFADE from the coding sequence ATGACCGTGCATATTCCGCCTGATCGCCACCTGCCGAGCCAGGAGGCGGTCGATCTCGTCGTCGCGCTGCAACGCTGCCTCACCAATTTCCATGCCCGGCAGGAAGAACCCGCGATCCTGGACGGGGAGGGCGGCGATCATCGCCCGGCGCTGGCCCGCTATATCGACGCGCGGCGGATGCGATCGACCCTGTTCGGCCATGATCTGTTCGCCGATCCGGCGTGGGACATATTGCTGCTGCTCTATCAGGCGGAACTGGACGGCGGCGCGCTGACGCTGGAGCAGATGAGCGAGACGTTGCGGCTGTCGCTCAGCAATGTCGTCGGCCAGGTCGGCATATTGGAACGGCGTGGGCTGGTGATGGAACATCGCAGTTCGCCCAACAGCCGCCGCCGCTGCGCCATGCGCCTGGCGCCGCTGGCGGTGGACGCCATGGCCTCCTGGTTCTCGCTCGCCTTCGCCGACGAATAG
- a CDS encoding response regulator transcription factor: protein MQTLPALSEGEKQCLRLVSQGYNSKEIARQLHISEHTVDQRVRTSLRKFGVPSRKEAARLFVSVEQPQPQTGTYQPLIHQSEPLASDPVPASSLAQPDRPDERTQRNTLLKRILAFGPPLGGSTNELSKDGRILAMIRAAVLTGVGLVTLLLLIAGAFKALG, encoded by the coding sequence GTGCAAACCCTTCCAGCCTTGAGCGAGGGGGAAAAGCAGTGCCTGCGGCTGGTGTCCCAGGGCTATAATTCCAAGGAAATCGCGCGCCAGCTCCACATTTCGGAGCATACGGTGGATCAGCGCGTACGCACCAGCCTGCGCAAGTTCGGCGTGCCTTCGCGCAAGGAAGCCGCGCGCCTGTTCGTTTCGGTCGAGCAACCACAGCCCCAAACTGGCACATATCAGCCCTTGATACATCAATCGGAGCCTCTTGCCTCCGATCCGGTTCCTGCGTCATCCCTTGCTCAGCCGGACAGGCCGGATGAACGGACGCAGCGCAACACGCTTCTGAAACGCATCCTCGCCTTCGGCCCGCCGCTCGGGGGATCGACCAACGAACTGAGCAAAGATGGGCGTATATTGGCGATGATCCGCGCTGCGGTTCTCACCGGTGTCGGCCTTGTCACTTTGCTGCTGCTCATTGCCGGAGCCTTCAAGGCGCTGGGTTGA
- a CDS encoding sensor histidine kinase codes for MNPSILTRIVALIAATLLLALGAMMLVAFRGPPPHARPMILGEAAALLQGASPPAGSWTVVRYWSDPPPAIEPGQVEDPRMAAQIAMLLGARPADIRLLRDQTPMPIPESDGKLWPPPGSGRMMLHGAFLLARHMDGGWQMVQARQGPNARWYAITLTLMAGIFILLLLPAYWVARRITQPIRLLADGVATERPERADPLPLTGPPEVRAVGAAYNLMRSRIADYLNERTAMLVAIAHDLRTPMTRLTFRLEALPDGPRAKAQADVQEMRAMVTDLLDFMRGQGELAARVRIDLSAIVETLADDLADMGQDVAVTRSVRAVVRGDAVALRRCIANLVENAVRYGGSARVALSVAGGRVIVAVEDDGPGVPDEAIERLCEPFYRGEASRNRETGGVGLGLSIARSIADAHDGRLQFVNRIGGGLRASLTLPLER; via the coding sequence GTGAATCCGTCGATCCTGACCCGGATCGTCGCGCTGATCGCGGCGACGCTGTTGCTGGCGCTGGGTGCGATGATGCTGGTCGCCTTTCGCGGCCCCCCGCCCCATGCCCGCCCGATGATATTGGGCGAGGCCGCCGCGCTGTTGCAGGGGGCCAGCCCGCCGGCGGGCAGTTGGACGGTGGTGCGATATTGGTCGGACCCGCCCCCCGCGATCGAGCCGGGTCAGGTGGAAGACCCCCGGATGGCTGCGCAGATCGCGATGTTGCTGGGCGCGCGCCCGGCGGACATCCGGCTGCTGCGCGACCAGACGCCGATGCCGATCCCCGAATCCGACGGGAAGCTGTGGCCCCCGCCCGGGTCCGGCCGGATGATGCTGCACGGCGCGTTCCTGCTGGCGCGGCACATGGATGGGGGCTGGCAAATGGTGCAGGCGCGCCAGGGGCCGAATGCGCGCTGGTACGCCATCACCCTGACGCTGATGGCGGGCATCTTCATCCTGCTGTTGCTGCCTGCTTACTGGGTCGCGCGACGCATCACCCAGCCGATCCGGTTGCTGGCGGACGGCGTGGCGACCGAGCGGCCCGAACGCGCCGATCCGCTGCCGCTGACCGGGCCGCCCGAAGTGCGCGCGGTGGGCGCGGCCTATAATCTGATGCGCAGCCGGATCGCCGACTATCTGAACGAGCGCACGGCGATGCTGGTGGCGATCGCGCATGATCTGCGCACGCCGATGACCCGACTGACGTTCCGGCTGGAAGCGCTGCCCGACGGGCCGCGCGCCAAGGCGCAGGCCGATGTGCAGGAAATGCGGGCGATGGTGACCGACCTGCTGGATTTCATGCGTGGGCAGGGCGAACTGGCCGCGCGGGTGCGGATCGACCTGTCGGCCATCGTCGAGACGCTGGCCGACGACCTGGCCGATATGGGACAGGATGTGGCGGTGACGCGCAGCGTCCGCGCGGTGGTGCGCGGCGACGCCGTGGCGTTGCGGCGCTGCATCGCCAATTTGGTGGAAAATGCGGTGCGCTATGGCGGATCGGCGCGGGTGGCGCTGTCGGTCGCGGGCGGCCGGGTGATCGTGGCCGTGGAGGATGACGGGCCGGGCGTCCCGGACGAGGCGATCGAACGCTTGTGCGAACCCTTTTACCGCGGCGAGGCGTCACGCAACCGGGAGACGGGCGGCGTCGGCCTGGGCCTCTCGATCGCCCGCTCCATTGCGGACGCGCATGACGGGCGGCTGCAGTTCGTCAATCGCATCGGCGGGGGATTGCGCGCCAGCCTGACCCTGCCGCTGGAGCGCTGA
- a CDS encoding NupC/NupG family nucleoside CNT transporter, with the protein MHLLIGLAGILLILVIAFALSSDRRAIRPRVVGAAFLLQAGIALLVLYVPAGRGVIAGMSRGVANLLGYAQAGTDFIFGPLAKPEIGGASFAIAALPVIIFFASLVSILYYLGIMQFIVRWVGGAIEKVTGVSKVESLCAAANIFVGQSESPLVIRPYLAGLTPPQLFAVMTSGMAGVAGTILAAYASMGIKIDYLLAASFMAAPGGLLMAKIMMPDPRVPVQGELPLGDHPDVPLPETRISGAGPAALLPEGTPGEPMPQASHDEEKPANLIMAAAQGAQTGVKLAVAVGAMVLAFVALVALANGILGGIGAWFGYPTLSFQMLLGYVFQPVMYLLNIPWAEAQVAGGLFGTKVVLNEFVAYINLGQVQGALSPATIAIITFALCGFANFSSIAIQMAVTGNLAPNQRPMIAKLGLKALVAGSLANLMSAALAGLMLSL; encoded by the coding sequence ATGCATCTTCTTATCGGCCTTGCCGGCATTCTCCTGATCCTCGTCATCGCCTTCGCCCTCTCGTCGGATCGCCGCGCCATCCGCCCGCGCGTCGTGGGGGCGGCCTTCCTGTTGCAGGCGGGCATCGCGCTGCTGGTGCTGTACGTGCCTGCAGGGCGCGGCGTCATCGCGGGCATGTCGCGCGGGGTCGCCAACCTTCTGGGCTATGCGCAGGCGGGGACGGACTTCATCTTCGGCCCGCTTGCTAAGCCCGAAATCGGCGGGGCCAGCTTCGCGATCGCGGCGCTACCCGTGATCATCTTCTTCGCCAGCCTGGTGTCGATCCTCTATTATCTGGGGATCATGCAGTTCATCGTCCGCTGGGTCGGCGGCGCGATCGAAAAAGTCACCGGCGTGTCAAAGGTGGAAAGCCTGTGCGCGGCGGCCAACATCTTCGTCGGGCAAAGCGAAAGCCCGCTCGTCATCCGTCCTTATCTCGCGGGTCTCACCCCGCCGCAGCTGTTCGCGGTGATGACCAGCGGCATGGCGGGCGTGGCGGGCACCATATTGGCCGCCTATGCCTCGATGGGGATCAAGATCGACTATCTGCTCGCGGCCAGCTTCATGGCGGCCCCCGGCGGCTTGCTGATGGCGAAGATCATGATGCCCGATCCGCGCGTGCCGGTGCAGGGCGAATTGCCATTGGGCGATCATCCCGACGTGCCGCTCCCCGAAACCCGCATCAGCGGTGCCGGTCCCGCCGCGCTGCTGCCCGAAGGGACGCCGGGCGAACCGATGCCACAGGCCAGCCATGACGAGGAAAAGCCCGCCAACCTCATCATGGCCGCCGCGCAGGGGGCGCAGACAGGTGTCAAACTCGCTGTCGCCGTGGGCGCGATGGTGCTGGCCTTCGTCGCGCTGGTGGCGCTCGCCAATGGCATATTGGGCGGCATCGGCGCCTGGTTCGGCTACCCAACGCTCAGCTTCCAGATGCTGCTGGGCTATGTGTTCCAGCCGGTCATGTATCTGCTCAATATCCCTTGGGCCGAAGCGCAGGTGGCAGGCGGCCTGTTCGGGACGAAGGTCGTGCTCAACGAATTTGTCGCCTATATCAACCTTGGCCAGGTGCAGGGCGCGCTGTCGCCCGCGACCATCGCCATCATCACCTTCGCGCTGTGCGGTTTCGCCAATTTCAGCTCGATCGCGATCCAGATGGCGGTAACCGGCAACCTCGCCCCCAACCAGCGACCGATGATCGCCAAGCTGGGGCTGAAGGCGCTGGTCGCAGGCAGCCTCGCCAACCTGATGAGCGCGGCATTGGCCGGACTGATGCTCAGCCTTTAA